From Vicinamibacterales bacterium, one genomic window encodes:
- a CDS encoding ParA family protein, with amino-acid sequence MSMVIAIANQKGGVGKTTTAINLSAALAIRYEQPTLLIDLDAQANATKSFIDINTVGQSVYDAMQGNNCTIADTIVKSEQEYLSVAPAKISLAKLEQKLAGEIDAYHRLQDRLKPIRRQYKNIVIDCPPALGILTVNALVAATHLLVPVQSSYFALEGTDDLIETIKQVQGRPNPKLKLLGVLITMHEKRKTLAKDTQKAIKKVFGKKVFKTVISKSVRLEESPAYRESIFTFAPSSKGASEYFALCEEVMDRA; translated from the coding sequence ATGTCCATGGTAATCGCGATTGCCAATCAAAAAGGGGGAGTTGGAAAGACAACTACGGCGATTAATCTCTCGGCCGCTCTCGCCATTCGATACGAGCAACCGACCCTCCTGATCGATCTTGACGCCCAGGCGAACGCAACCAAGTCCTTTATCGATATCAATACTGTCGGACAATCCGTCTATGACGCGATGCAGGGTAACAACTGCACCATTGCAGACACAATTGTTAAATCTGAACAGGAGTACCTGTCAGTTGCTCCGGCGAAGATTTCCCTAGCCAAACTTGAACAGAAGCTGGCGGGGGAGATTGACGCGTACCACAGGCTACAGGATCGGCTCAAGCCGATTCGGAGGCAGTACAAGAACATTGTGATCGACTGTCCGCCAGCCCTAGGAATACTTACGGTAAATGCCCTGGTTGCGGCTACGCACCTATTGGTTCCAGTCCAATCGTCGTATTTTGCGCTCGAGGGAACGGACGATCTGATTGAAACGATAAAGCAGGTCCAGGGAAGGCCGAACCCGAAGCTAAAGCTTCTTGGTGTGCTGATAACGATGCACGAGAAGCGGAAAACTCTAGCTAAGGATACTCAGAAAGCGATTAAGAAGGTTTTCGGGAAAAAGGTGTTCAAGACGGTGATCTCTAAGAGCGTTAGGTTGGAGGAGAGCCCGGCATACCGGGAATCGATTTTTACCTTCGCGCCTTCGTCAAAGGGCGCGAGCGAATACTTTGCTTTGTGTGAGGAGGTTATGGACCGTGCCTAA
- a CDS encoding ParB/RepB/Spo0J family partition protein, with the protein MPKRSGLPPSVKMRHDAHYVETLIAPGGEPVGRIVSIDKVDPNPNQPRQVMGDLSELKNSISEQGIIQPLIVRQRGDRFQIIAGERRYQAAVQLGRDEVPVVIRDTKDEREVLELALIENIQRKDLTAFEEAEALGILADKHGYTHEQLSKRLGKSRTTITESLALNGMSEEVKNRCRLADITSKSLLLEIVRQSDKAKMIDVLERIASGGKTTRELLRREKEKPKAGRPKAYVYQYKDPEKKFNVKLSFGKARVNKSELISALEAILRNLQKSGD; encoded by the coding sequence GTGCCTAAAAGGAGCGGGCTTCCGCCCTCGGTTAAGATGCGACACGACGCACACTACGTCGAAACTCTAATTGCCCCTGGCGGGGAGCCCGTTGGGCGAATTGTCTCAATCGACAAGGTTGACCCAAATCCAAACCAGCCTCGTCAGGTTATGGGCGATTTGTCAGAGCTGAAGAACTCAATTTCTGAGCAGGGAATAATTCAGCCGCTGATTGTTAGGCAGCGAGGCGATCGATTCCAGATTATCGCAGGGGAACGGCGCTACCAGGCTGCGGTCCAGCTTGGACGAGATGAGGTTCCGGTTGTTATTCGCGATACCAAGGATGAAAGGGAAGTTCTAGAGCTAGCCCTGATCGAGAACATTCAACGCAAAGACCTTACTGCTTTTGAGGAGGCCGAGGCCCTAGGCATCCTGGCTGACAAACACGGCTACACACACGAGCAGCTTTCGAAGCGGCTTGGTAAATCGCGGACAACAATTACTGAGTCACTCGCTCTCAATGGAATGTCTGAAGAAGTTAAGAATCGATGTCGGCTGGCCGACATTACCTCTAAGTCCCTATTATTAGAAATAGTTAGGCAGTCAGATAAAGCAAAGATGATCGATGTTCTTGAGCGGATTGCATCTGGGGGAAAGACTACGAGAGAGCTGCTTCGAAGGGAAAAGGAAAAGCCTAAGGCTGGTCGCCCGAAGGCCTACGTGTATCAGTACAAGGACCCGGAGAAGAAGTTTAATGTGAAGCTCAGCTTTGGCAAGGCTCGCGTGAATAAGAGTGAGTTGATATCAGCGCTTGAGGCCATCTTGCGGAACCTTCAGAAGTCTGGCGATTAG